From the Equus asinus isolate D_3611 breed Donkey chromosome 9, EquAss-T2T_v2, whole genome shotgun sequence genome, the window CAGGATCCTAGTACCCTATGGCTCTGTCTCCTTGTGTGGCCTTGGAGTCCTAGAGGAACCTCAGTATCTTGCCAGtagacaggagaaaagaaagaaggtatGGAAGATCACATGAGGGTTGGACATCGTTTCTACCCACATTCCTCCAGTCAAACTTCAGTCACATAACCAAACTGTAAGGGAGGTTGGAAAAAGTGGTCTAGCTGCCTCCTCAGGAGGTAGAAGAAATGACTTTTGGGGCACACGTAGCATTTCTGCCCTGACAGTACTAGCAAGAGGTTGGGGATGATGACATGCTGCTTCAGACACTGGGAGGAAGTCCACTGTCATAGGCGGACCAGTGTCCGTATTCCACAGACCATAGGCCGGAAGACCGTGGCGGAAGAGGCAGGCGTACAGGAGGTAGAAAAGTGTCCAGAGGCTGTGGTGGGTACAGTGACATAAAACCTATGAGTAAAATGGCTCAGCAGTTCAGACATGGAGGCAGGAGGAATTTGGGAATCCAGTGATCAGTGGTAGAGCCTGAGTCGCCTGCTAGTATTTGGAAGACCCAGAGTTAGGAGTGAGGATGAGTGTAGGATCAGGAAGAGAGTCAAGACACGCTCTTTATGAGGTGACTCCTTTGTGACCAGCATGCTGGACAAGAGCTGTTCAAATGCCTCCTGTCTGAGGCCAGGATTTGTCCTGGGGCAGCATGGAGCCCACAGATAGGGCTCAGCTGTATGGAATGAAGACTCAGTCACAGATCTCCAAAGAACAAGTCATGGACAGCCCACAGGAGTAGCTGTCCTCTCAGAGGATGTACGCTACTGTGCAGTATGAGCTTTGAAGTAAAACATCACAGATGAATGACCGCAGAGTGGCAGTGTTGGAGGGAACCCTAGGAGCTACAGTCCCACCCATTTTAGGGCAGAGACCGATAGCTTGCAAAATAGCCCTTAGGAATAAAGGCAGGTTGTCCTAACTTCCACGGTAAAATACGCGCCCTCTTACCTCAGCCCATTTTCTCCATTCAGCATGAGGGGATCATGAGTGTTAAAATCTAGAAACTTCAGACAATGATATAAGTGACCATGTTATTTAGGTTGTGAGAGGGtctgtgaaaaagataaaagggtTCAActttatagaatttattttctatgAAATAAGGAATCCAACATCTCATATAACTAATGGGGAATCATACATCCATCCATTCAGCCAATTCTTCATTCATCCAAGCATtcattcatacatacatacatccattcacacatttattcattcatcccagcattcattcatccatccatccattcaggcatttattcattcatttgccaAAGTCCACTCATTTCAAAATACCTACAGAGCCAAAATTTGTGCTAAATCCTGGGTAATTTTATCACTTTCAATCAGTAGTTTTCTTTCTGCCTGGTTTTCAGATTTTGTTAACAAGCTCGGTGTATGGGATTCCAGTAAACTCCATTATAAAACAAAGtttatattaaatatgttttCAGAATCATAATCAGGCCATTAACTATGGCACAGTTTGCAGCTTCCATCCACTAATACACACTAAAGAGTTCATTTAGGAGTATTCCCTTTGTTGCCCAGGACCTCAGTTTTTGCCCCAGTGTCTTTTACAGACCACATGCTTCATCTCAAACCAAACGTGGATAAAGCTCAGTCAACAGTAAACTGCCTTCGGTACCAAAGAAGTACTCAGATTTCTGCACATTGCGGTCCATGAGAGTTGTACGGTCTTTGCTGTCCTTATTGAACAGTACACCCACTGTGACAAAGACATGTATTCTGGTTTCTTGGGCGACAGTAGGAGAGGGATTCTTGCATCCTGCTTCCCTGTCAGGACCAGTCCGTTAGCGATGTTTGTACAAACACTGCAACGCTCCCCGGTGCTCTAAATAATTCTCCCTCGGTGGCCCAGAGTCCTACTCGTGCTAAGAAGTCTAAAATGATTTAGTTCAGCATTTGGCTCTGTACCACATGAGAACATTACTTGCTGATGGTGCTAAGGAGGGGACTACTCGGGAAAACAAAGCACAATGTCAAGGTGCCAAGCTTCTgaatatatttattcatgtttGTATTTGTGGATGGAAAATTTTTTCCATGCTATAAAGTTTTGTTAAAAACAAGTTGTTACAAATACTAAATAGTAGCTACAACTATTATCAATTGTAAACAGaataataagcaaaaaataaacaaacagatgcAACTACTTTGGTATACACAGACATTCGATCATTTTCCGTTATGAAACTGATATGACTgtcaccatttttatttctttgtagtaTTTTCCCTtgagacaattttttttattgcacaCAGCTTTGCACTTGTCTTACCAATTCAGATTTGTAGCATACCAAAGaattacagaaaaatgtttttctaccAAAGGGGGTCTTATTTCCTGCTATGTggtcatttatatattataagtGAAAAAGAAGCAAGGTACAaaaattcatgtgtgtgtgtgtgacatatgCTCAAGGCAGGGATACTGACTGGCTTTTAACTAGCTGGTCATCAAAATCATATATAACAGCCGTTAAAAACTCACTTTGCTAGCAGCATGGAAATCATGGCATTGGTTATGCAAAGACTAGATAGACAAACAGAATTCCGGGATACTGTTTCCATTTGGGTTTTCCAGTTCGTATGGCTCCAGCTGGCGGTACTCGAAAGTCACACGATTGATGTGTTTTCCGCTGGAGACCATGCGCACCACTGTGTTGTCACAGCCAATTTTCATTTGTGCTATAATTCAGGCAAAAAGTAAAAGTTTCGCAGCAGGTTAGAAACCACACATTTCTGTCAGTGAGATCatttaaacacaaagaaagcGAGGGcatgtctcttcctctcacaTCCTCCAGCCATGCATCTGCCCTCAGGTGAAAcgttcttgttttcattttcattatgatAGATAACCAAttgtagaagaggaaactgaactCAGCCTTTCTCTTCCTGTGCAAGAACACTGTAGGCAAATAAAACTGGCTGGAAAGAGGCAGGAAGATGCCTCCTTGCCCTTTTCTTGTTCTACCTGCAAGGCATTGGCGGTAAAGCCAGGTGAGGGCGAGCCGTCTGTCCACGCAGCACCCGTTTCTAGCTGTGTTCTCAGTGGGGGCAGTACCGCCCCCTAGGGACAGGTGGGGAATTTGCAGGGACAGGTTTTGGTTGTCATAACATCTGACGGTGCAAGTGGCCTGTGGCAGGCAGAGCTAGAGGATGGAATGGACTCCTGGACATTCATATAGACCAAAACATCACCTGTTCGTTATTTTCTGAGCCTAGATAATGATTCTGCTttacatataaacaaaaaatcattTGCATGGTTTAGATATGCACTGAATATACTCCTTTCTGTTCCATCGTTCACCTGcaccttttctctctcattctttctctgcttcttacTTGGAATGGCTTTTGACAGCTTTGCGTCTCTTAAATCCAGTCTCATTCATTATCGGAACAAGCATCTAGTGCTGACGTGCCTGAGCAGTTAGATACCGAAACTCGTTTTTactaaaaattacttttcttttgtttttccagccTCCAGCTGGTTCCCGAGGAAAGATTTATCTGCCGGCAGTAATCCGTTctgctgttttaattttctcaactttTCCACCACTTTGTCTCTGTAAGGCCTAAATTCTGAGAAACGCTAGCATTAACCTTATAGAACAGGCACTTCACCAACATGCACCTAGGTTTAAAGGAAGTGAAACAGCCAGACAGAGTTAGTGAGGTAAAAGTTAATTTGGAGACATAACAAATACAAAccctataattattttaatataagcaCCAGGGAGTCCAGCTTTTATGAGGAGGGCCaagcttaattttctttaaatcattcGGATGGTCTTCTTTTTCTGATCTTACTCTGAACTTCAATGTACATAACACGTCCTCTTTCCTTTAGCTGCTGTGCGTATTGTTTATTAACTATTTTGACATAATTCCTAATAAAATCCAATTGAAAGGGCAGGGTCCTTAATGGTTCTTCATTGTCTGAATAGCGTAGGAGGCGCTCATGGAAACATGgtgaataagagaaaaaaaggaagtctaAAAGGAAGCAGTGAGTCATATAATTCAAGCCTTCAAATTATCTTAAGACTGGTTTCAATTATCTAGATAATTTAGGCAAAAGTGGTTTTTTGGCCCAAGTCTCACCTTTTCCCAAATTCAAGTCCTATAATTCAAGCACCCAAATTACCCTGGCTTCAATTCTCTAAACTTTAAGGCATGAGTGTTCTTTAGTCCTTACCTAATCCTCTTACCCAGCTCAAATACTTCTCCCCACAGGTGCCCTCCGTTAGGACCCGGGACCTCAGAGAGCACGTGCAGAAGGCCAGAGAAGGCACATGCACTGACAGTCCAAACCAGGGCTCCAGCGTCAAGTAGCATAAAAGAATCCCTGAATTTTCAGCAAAGTGAGTTTTTAGAAACCTGTTGCCTAGGGGCCGgtcccctggctgagtggttaagtttgcatgctccgctgtggcggcccagggtttcacaggttcggatcctgggcggggacatggcaccgctcatcaggccatgctggggcagcatcccacatgccacaactagaaggacccacaactaaaaatacacaactatgtagcggggggctgtggggagaaagaggaaaaataaaatctttaaaaaaaaaaaaaacaaaaagaagtgtgTTGCCTTTGTCTTGATTAGAAAGCTTGCCTTGGGCCCAGTCCTCCTCAAATCTCATCTGAAACTTCTTATACAGGTGTATCTGGGCTCAGCGGACTGCATATCAGGCCTCGGCGTTTACCTGTACATTTAAATTCCAGCTCAGAGATGTTTTGCTTATTAAGCACCCAGTATTAGCTCAGGGAGAGAGAATACTGGTGGGCAGACCCGTTTTAATTAGAACAGGTAACAGCAGATCAAAAGGATGTCTGATTTGCAGCTTCGTTACCTGGTTGGTTAGTGAcctgtggggaggagaggaaggggctACCTAAGAAATCGCCATGAGATTAGAGGCTgtgcttcttcctcttctgttttatcTTTGTCTCTAAAGATAATCTCTGATTCCTGCCTCTGAAGGACAGGTACGAGAGTGAcctttatggaaatattttacgTAATCCTTTCCCTCCTGCCTTGGGCTTCATTAATTAATTTGGTCATGAGGTGAGTAGTTTccacccaccctcaccccacctgaGCATAATCAGAGGGAAAATCCTCACGGATCCCCAGCAGAGAAGATCCGGTTCTGCTTGGCATGTTGTGAGCTAAACTGGTCTTTTATCACAGGCGACCACTTGTAgatttcagaatttccttctgtgtgtgtgtctgtgtgtgtgtgtgtgttttaaggaaggttagccctaaactaacatctgctgccaatcctcctctttttgctgaggaagactggccctgagctaacatctgtgcccgtcttcctctactttatatgtgggacgcctgccacagcatggctggacaagcggtgccacgtctgcacctgggattcgaaccagtgaaccctgggccaccgaagtggaaagtgcaaacttaaccgctgcaccaccgggctggcccctccttctgTTTTTGTAGTGGCCTTTCAGAAGCTGGCTTTGCTGCTAGAAGTTGGAGACATTCAGCAATTCTGAGAATTCCTAATAAAGTGtatcactttttaatttatttactaccagtaatacacacatatatacatatacatgggAAAAGTTGTTTAAGGATATGACTTCATTATTTTACTGTTACTAATCGATGAAACATCTACTATTTGAACCATAGTTTTCACTTAGTAAGCAAGCTCTTTAATCGCTCGAGGATGCAAGCAGGGACCTTCAAGAGGGTGGAGAAAGCACAGAATAAAAAAGCTTGTCTTTTTCATGGTTTTACTTAGGGCCACCCTTAAACAGGCATCCTTGTTACTTCCTAGGTTTCTCTCCCAGCGTCGGGCATTGTGGAGACGCATCCTTGACGCTGCGCCTAGACTCACAGGGAAAATCCTCACACTGGCTCAAAATGCAAAGTTAAAGTTTTTTTTGGTAGAACTTGCCTTCCCATGTATAAAAAAATTTGAGTTgttttatttaaggaaataatccaGATAGTCACATAATGATCAAAAAAACCTCTCACCAGGGCCACGAAAGGGATAGCAGAGATCGGCTAAAGGCATCATCTTTGAAGGGTCCAGTCCTGTTCCTCCCAGCAGCTCCACAAAGTCTCCTTTGCCCCCGCAGCGTGCTGAGGGTTTCTACAGGAAGAAAGCAGCAAACAAAGATATATTTAAACCGATCACGGAAGTCAAGCCATTTGACCAACGGCAGGTTGGTGAATGCACTCCCTCAGCCCTAGACATCGTGGCAGGGCCATTTAATTTAACATCCAGGACTCCGGAAATTGAAAGACTTCTAGAAGAGCAAAAAATGCAAAGGATTGCTTTTCTAAATCAGTTGAGTAatcattttttcaaatgtatgtgcacggtttttaaaaatttttataagctCAAGGACTGGAATGATGAAATGGGAATCTGTAAACGCCATATAAGACGTATGAAAATTGAATCCGAAAATGCTGTGCTTTTTAAATCATTTGGACATACAGGCTGAATTATTTGAATTTCTTAATGCATGCAGTCAGAGTATTTATAAATAGGGCTTTCACATCAGTTTTTCCTTCAActcatctcttttcctcttccttataAAGGACTTTTTATGCAGTTGGGACAATCTTTATCATTTCTACTGATAAAGATTTAGATTAGTTATAAGAAtattgaagaaagaagagaatccTAATTTGGGGCTCAAGTTAGCTAGAGTTATCACCATCACTCTCCTTCCAACTAAAGCAAGTTCATTCCAAGCTATTTAAAACAAGAATTCCTTCTGACTCTGTGATCCACCGTAACCACCCATTTCTGCTTCCCTTCACCCTTCCCGCACTGTCTCATCCACAGCAATCCTTGTGCCTCTCTTTCCCACACAAACAAAGCAGCTTCTCTCACTCCCAAGTGCCACCCTTCTCCTGTGATCAGGGCTGGCCTCACGGGCAGGGCCCCTGTGTCCACAGGGCCCACACTTACAAGGGCCtggtgcttggtttaatgctctgctgtcaccgtcttgaaattcttaataagttttaaataagcaccccccccttttcctttTGCACTGACCCCCACACATTCTATAACAGGTTTGCCTGTGACCCTTGCCTTCACTGAGGCATACTCATCAAGAGACCCCACGTAGTGTGGCACGGTGCTCAGAAGTTAACCAGACAGACCCTGCCACATCAGGACCAAAATGTAAAACAGAGAACTCTAAACACACActtacataaacacacacactcaaacacttGGAAGACTTGAAATGCAACTGGAACTAAACCACAAATTAGAAAGTATTGTAATAGCAACCATTTGACTAATGAAAGGAAGAACCTGGgcacatatattttaaagcacctactatgtgctgggttcTATGTTGAGGTGATTTACACATCATTTCATCACATGATGAAACAGAGGGTTAATTAGCCCACGGTGTACAGGGCCCATGTTCTCAATAAAGAGTTGAATAAGCCATTTAGGGGCGAAGGAAAAAAACTTGTAATTGCCTTTCCCCTGAGGAGAGGATGTCCAGGGGGAGCATCTCTTAAGACAAAACTTTCCACTTGGTTCTTTAGGTTCCAAATTTCAGCGGGAGGTGGTGAAGGGAAAAGGCAGGctgaggagagagaaatggaaatgaagagGATGGGAAGAAGTAGAAGCTGAAATGAGGGGAACAAAACATAGAAACAAGGAAGGTGGGTGCACCTGTTCCTCGGCGTTCAAtgacctctctcctcttcccaacCCTCTCAGCTGTTAGCAGAAGCGACAATGGCAGAAGCTGACTTATGGAAGGACATCTCTGGGGTTCAGCTCCTCAGCAGCGGTCCCCTAGGTTTCTTCGTTGAGGCTCTGCCTCCCTGGACTCCGCCTGGATGAGCGTCTCTTGCCTAGACTATGTCAGTGGCCCTAGGTGCTCTCCTTGCACCACTGTGGCCCCTACAGCCCGTTCACCACATGGAAGCCAATTTAAGTCAGATCATGTTGCCTCCCTCCTGCAGCCCTTCAGTGGTCCCCCACTTCACTTAGAATAAACTCAGACTCCTTGGGGCTGGCCGggcggcgcagcggttaagtgcgcatgttccacttcggccacctggggtccactggttcggatcctgggtgcggacatggcaccgcttgtcaagccatgctgtggcaggcgtcccacatataaagtagaggaagatgggcacagatgttagcccagggccagtcttcctcagcaaaaagaggaggattggcagcagatgttagctcagagctaatcttgctcaaaaaacaaaaacaaaaaaactccttAATACAGCCTGCCAGGCTCTCCACACCGGGCCCTGCCCATCTCCCTGATGCTGTCTCATCCCACTCCCCCTCTCCTTTGCCTTCTCTCCATTTCTGGAACCCAAGTCCATTCTTGCCTCTACAATACTTTTCCCTGTGTTCCTGGCTCCTCTTGTGGCTGCTGGCTCCTCTTGTGGCTGCTGGCTCCTTCTTATCTACCACTCAAGTCTCATTTTAAATGTCTCCTTCCCAGAAGGTttcttccctgaccaccttatCTCAGGTAactccccagcccaccccaccccatccatcCCCAGCCGCTGCCTATCACAGCACCCAGTTTCTGTAGGGCACTCACCACTGttggaaatatattaagtatttgcctgtctcctcccactagaatgtaggTTCCATGAGAGCCGGATGTGTTTTGTTCCTTGCTCATTTCTGGCATCCAGAATAGTGCCttgcacatggtaagtgctcaaaaaaattttgtaaaagaatAGATGCCTGGAACACTGCagtctttaaattttttcaggGGAAACGCCAGGATTGCTCCTCATAGGGAAGAATAACTAAAAAGCACAGACTTCCCAATCTCCTAGCACTCTGTCATCTCCTATTTTACACATCGAGAGTGACATACAAACAATCGCAAGCCAATAAGCCTACGCCAAAGACACCCACTTATCCTGGTCTTATCAAAGGATTATCCTTCCACAGAGCTCCAGCTGAAAAGAATAGGCACCAGCCCACGAATTTAGGGTTTAAAGGAAATTCTCGGTCCTGGTCCTAGTTATTTGGTTTTCACTGAAATCTGTCTGATTAGGAACTATAATGGTCTCTGATGCCAGCAAATGCATGAGTTCTCCTGACGTGGGCATATGCGGGGATAAACGGAAATGAGAGTGACTCAGGGAAGAAGCTACCAGTGCCAGTGAGTGTGGTCAAGCTCAGCATTGATGGTAAAGTCCATACAGAAGTTCACGGGAGAACAGGTGGATGGGGAGTCTCAGCCAGTAGTTTGTTGCAAAATGTACTGAATTAAATGTAATGCAAAAAACTTCAAAACTTTACTGTACTTTGCAATATAAAAAtccaattttgtattttatgcTACGCTTAGCATTCCTTCCCAACACAGTTCTGTCAATGAGATACTTCCTTCATGTCAAAAGAAAATTCCAATAATCAGAAAAACAGCTGTGTCGATGACTCACGCTAGGTTCTGCTGGGAGGGAATTTTCGTGAAAGAGGCAAGTACAAGAGAGTTCAATTGTAATTACATGCCACAACTTTACCAACTGAAAACATTTCTTACATCACAAGAAAAGTATTCAAGTCGTCAGCAGGGGCACCTGAGTATGCAATTTACAGCAGAGCGGAAGTGGCAGCCGGTTGAGTGAAAGCCGTGAGGGCGGGCTCGTGGGTCTGAGACTTCAGAGTCCACCGAAGACCCCACCACTCCAATTTGCTAATGTCCACCTTCGAGACTAGGGAATGAACCGGAAGCCAGTAAGCCACTCACCTTTAACTGCAGACCGTTTAGGTGTCCCAGGGTGAGGTCGGATATTTTGATCGCCACAGGATAAATTATGGAGAAACTGCAGTTTCGGTGTTGATGCGGAACTACCAGGGTGAACCTTCCGTTTGGGGTCTGGGAAATGACGTTGCAGGCTttgtagaaaaacaaaatcacattTTCACTACATGGCAAGCTGGGTTTTTATAGAGATTTATTCTATCCTTATTTTAGGCTCCTACTCATGGTCTAGGGCCTTGTGGCCCAGAAGAGAGTACACATCACTGAGGCAATCTGGAGACGGGAAGGAGTTGGGGAATGAAAATCATCGGCGACGTCTGACATTGTCAGGAGGCCCTGGGCTGCGAGGGGGCTTCTAATCTTAATCTCAGAGGGTCTCCTTGTTTACAACGATCACAAGACATTGATTAATAACTAAACAAACAATATTAGCTGGTAGAAGCTCTAGGAACACTTCAGTTAACTAGGGTCCTAGTTCAAGCTGGAAGTCTGGAAGAATCAAGGCTTAAAGGTGAGTCCAGAACTCAAACCTTGCCTGTCTGAACTTATTGGATTTGGAGCCATAATGTTactttttaagtaataaaataagtaaataataaaacagTGCCAAAAGAGgctgaggaaaaaatagaaagaaaccaGGCTTATgtctgataaatatttgctgggtgTTAGGTGGTAAGTTGactaaaagataaattttacGTTTAATTTTACTCCCAAGAAtttctgaaatttgttttttatttcaagtttAGACTTACAGTGAATTTACTCTTCTAGCTGTGAAATGAGAAGCATCAgagtctctgcttttttttttgccaatcaTGGGACAAAAGTTTCTGATTGATCAGAATGGGTCAAAACTACCTCCTGCctcctttccatatttttaattatacttAATTTCAAAAAAGAACTGAAACTCCTTGATGATTCTGGAAGGTTTTCAATTTCGAACAAAACGAAATACAGGAGAAATATTTAACTTTGTCCTCTCGGATTATTCTGCTCCAGTCCCCAGACACAGCCTTGTGGTGGAGGGGGGCTTTCCTTcagaaattctttgttttttaaaatgaaaattggaaGATCAGTCAGTATATTATTCTTTGGCACCTTAGGCCCCATTCTTCAACCACATGAAGTGTTAATATTAATACTATTGTATGCAACCAAAAATGAATGATATGTTCTCTTTTCCTggtgttttaaaaagatttttctcctaaggAGGGAAAAAGTAAGCAGATGAATGAACTAATTTTGATTAAGATAACATGTTTTAGGCCTGAGCTGTTCACTTGACAGCATCTATGTGTGTTTCCATTGGAAATGAACTAAATTAGAGTGGTGGCCTCAGAATCAGAGGGCAATGCTAAGGTCTTCTGGTCCAAACCTCCACTCAGGGCGTGAAATCCGCCTGCCACATCCCAGATATGCAGCCTTTCATCGTTGCCTGAATATCTCTAGGAATGCAACTTGCTATCTGATCCCTCGGCTTATCCCAGATCAATGGAATGACTGCGAGGGATTAAAGTTTGTCACTGAATGCATTGTAGTACCCTAGCAGATCAGAATAAGACTTTggagaaaaaatagaattctACCCGCCATAAATTAGTATCCTACCTAGCctgggaaataaattaaaaactctgATTTGATTTTCATAACAATGAATAGGAAATATCCTTTAGGTCATTTCTAATTACAAAACAATGTCCATTCATTCTTCACGTTTCTTAAGTCTGTACAATGATGCTACCTTTGAAAAGCAGATTCAACCCTCCTCCAAGTCCTGCCTTCCGGCTGAGGAGAGAGGGAGTCCACTTACGAAAGAGGTTGGGATCTGTCTTTATGGTTAATGTGAATCCATTTCCTGGTTCATGGACCCGGAAGAAGATCATGGCCACATTCTGGGAGGATCTGATGCTCCTTCTGCTTAGACCACTGTCACAGAAATCTATGTACCGCTCAGTCGTCGGGAGAGGATGATCCTGTGAACTGGGGAACTTCTCCCCCTTGAGGATCCACCCATCAAATACCTTCCAACAAAAAACACAGACATAGTGAAAGATCTCCTCCATGGCCTGCTGAAGGCACAGGTGTGTTGAAAAGGGGGAAGTAGTTCCCCAGCAATGGGCCTCCAGCCATAAGTGAGGAAGTGACAGCCTTCATGCCCCTGCCCGCTGGCTCTCCATTTGTGTCTATTTTTACAGTGAGGGCCATTTGCAAGTAATAGTATTAACTAATTAttgctttttcccctttataAACCTTAAAGTTTCCAAAGTAAATCATCTTTCTTATACTTTATAATTTCAGCCACCTTGGTAAATGAAACTACAGACAATACACATTTTTATCTTGGTCACATTTTCCACACATCCCACCTTCCACAAAAGTGTAATCTGGATTTCAGTTGCTCTCCTTCCACCACTCACTGAAACGTGGACAAAATATCTCAAAAGTAGACAGCAAAGAAAAAACTGGAGCGGCAACTTTATCTACCCACCGATGGTTATATAGGCccgttttcctcatttttttactCTTATGGATCAAAATAACAACCAATTCAACACTCAGATGATAAAGGCTGGTACGCCACTTAAGACTTTTTTCTTGGCTTGTTAAAGTTTGCAGTTAGACAAAAGGTCAGAGTCCTCTCACTTTACCCTCAAAATCACCACAGGTCTCCAATTTAATGAGCCCAACCCAGTTCACATTAGCAAAATTCCCAGCCACCCAGCTGCAAATTGCTGCAGCAGACCAGTTCTCCTCCAACGTGTTTGACAGCTTCCCAAACAATTCCACTTTGGAGGTTTCAATCCCAGTCATTTTAACTGGACCAGAGACCTCCATCAGCCATCACTAGCCGTCCTGTTACACTTAGGAAACCACTGGGAGAGGGGAGGTTGTGAAGCTGGGGGGCttgtcctcccctcccacctgcctCAGACTGGATTCCCTCTCAGCACCCCTCCCAGCAGTCAGTGCCCCACTG encodes:
- the CRHBP gene encoding corticotropin-releasing factor-binding protein is translated as MSPSFKLQCHFILIFLMALRGDSRYPELREAAHHDPFLLLSASLKRELAGEPLYRRALRCLDMLSLQGQFTFTADRPQLHCAAFFIGEPEEFITIHYDLVSIDCQGGDFLQVFDGWILKGEKFPSSQDHPLPTTERYIDFCDSGLSRRSIRSSQNVAMIFFRVHEPGNGFTLTIKTDPNLFPCNVISQTPNGRFTLVVPHQHRNCSFSIIYPVAIKISDLTLGHLNGLQLKKPSARCGGKGDFVELLGGTGLDPSKMMPLADLCYPFRGPAQMKIGCDNTVVRMVSSGKHINRVTFEYRQLEPYELENPNGNSIPEFCLSI